The proteins below come from a single Pseudovibrio brasiliensis genomic window:
- the repB gene encoding plasmid partitioning protein RepB — protein sequence MNDKRKKNKSKLSAIMTGNNAGAARTPEPEPTETRPKPREKSAVGRLGAALHSLTEQRADPVDPSLIIKNLDAKLLLPSLAMDRAFELVDEELDSLVDSIRNNGQQVPVLVRPHPERDGFYQIAYGHRRVKACQKLDIAVRAVVEEMSDEQLVIAQGKENEERKNLTYIQQCFFAAQLSKTFTREVVAAAVGAGDKTRVSKLTSIIRRVPNDLIESVGSAPGIGRVKWEAVAKACEIDGVATRLRKSLSSLKSSGKWEAMASADRFAWLHDSAVAVEVVDGKLSPSDADAIKSRAKGANAKAVLLSSEDGKPLVETRGARTFKIVWSDDAQAAAFSQFLSAKMETLLEEFKREETQRQDKVEENS from the coding sequence ATGAACGACAAGCGTAAGAAAAACAAAAGCAAGCTCAGTGCAATTATGACCGGCAATAATGCTGGTGCTGCGCGAACTCCTGAACCGGAACCAACGGAGACCCGCCCGAAGCCGCGCGAGAAAAGTGCGGTTGGCCGGCTCGGTGCTGCTCTGCATTCGCTCACAGAACAGCGGGCAGACCCGGTGGACCCAAGTCTTATCATCAAGAATTTAGACGCTAAGTTGCTCCTTCCCTCTTTGGCGATGGACCGCGCGTTTGAGCTGGTTGATGAAGAACTGGATAGTCTCGTCGATAGCATTCGCAACAATGGGCAGCAGGTTCCTGTGTTGGTGCGCCCTCACCCTGAGCGCGATGGGTTTTATCAAATTGCCTACGGGCATCGTCGCGTAAAAGCCTGTCAAAAGCTCGATATAGCCGTGCGCGCAGTTGTTGAGGAAATGAGTGATGAGCAACTTGTTATCGCTCAGGGCAAAGAAAATGAAGAACGTAAAAACCTGACTTACATTCAGCAATGCTTCTTCGCAGCACAGCTCAGCAAAACATTTACGCGCGAAGTGGTGGCTGCTGCTGTGGGAGCAGGTGATAAAACCCGTGTATCAAAGCTCACCAGCATCATTCGCCGTGTGCCGAACGATCTTATTGAATCCGTTGGCTCTGCACCGGGAATTGGCCGTGTAAAATGGGAAGCTGTGGCAAAGGCATGCGAGATTGATGGCGTGGCGACACGCCTGCGCAAAAGCTTGTCCAGCTTAAAGAGCTCAGGGAAATGGGAAGCGATGGCAAGCGCAGATCGTTTCGCCTGGCTACACGATTCCGCTGTTGCTGTTGAGGTCGTAGATGGAAAGTTATCCCCCTCGGATGCTGATGCGATAAAATCCCGAGCCAAGGGAGCCAATGCTAAGGCAGTCCTACTGAGTTCTGAGGATGGGAAACCTCTGGTCGAAACTCGTGGTGCACGTACATTCAAGATCGTCTGGTCTGATGATGCGCAAGCTGCGGCGTTCTCGCAGTTCTTGAGTGCAAAGATGGAAACGCTGCTCGAAGAGTTTAAGCGTGAAGAGACACAGCGTCAGGATAAGGTGGAGGAAAACTCATGA